The following coding sequences lie in one Atribacterota bacterium genomic window:
- a CDS encoding phosphoribosylaminoimidazolesuccinocarboxamide synthase — MKLVYQGKTKDVYVLEDGNYLLKFKDDVTGENGVFDPGSNTVGLTMEGAGRAGLRLTKLFFERLKEKNIPTHYIDADIEKATMTVKAAEVFGKGLEIICRYRAVGSFLRRYGLYTKEGQPLDGLVEVTLKDDERNDPLITDDALDMLGILSKDEYKTLKNLTKRICNIIKEILAEKGIELYDIKLEFGRLKDTGQIILIDEISGGNMRAFKDGKYIEPLELERLMLEG; from the coding sequence ATGAAACTTGTATATCAGGGAAAGACAAAAGATGTTTATGTACTGGAAGATGGAAATTACCTGTTAAAGTTCAAAGATGATGTAACAGGAGAGAATGGTGTATTTGATCCGGGTTCAAATACTGTTGGTTTAACCATGGAAGGAGCCGGCAGGGCAGGTTTAAGGTTGACAAAATTGTTTTTTGAAAGACTGAAAGAAAAAAACATACCTACCCATTATATAGATGCTGATATTGAAAAAGCCACTATGACTGTAAAAGCAGCGGAAGTATTTGGGAAAGGCCTTGAAATAATTTGTCGTTACAGGGCAGTAGGAAGTTTTTTGCGACGCTATGGTTTGTATACAAAAGAAGGCCAGCCACTGGATGGGCTGGTTGAAGTTACCCTGAAAGATGATGAGCGTAATGACCCTTTAATAACAGATGATGCCCTTGATATGCTGGGAATTCTATCTAAAGACGAGTATAAGACACTAAAGAATCTGACCAAAAGAATATGCAATATCATAAAAGAGATATTGGCAGAAAAGGGCATTGAGTTATACGATATCAAGCTGGAATTTGGCAGATTAAAGGATACCGGACAGATAATTTTAATTGATGAGATTTCCGGTGGTAATATGAGAGCATTCAAGGATGGGAAATACATCGAACCACTGGAATTAGAAAGATTGATGCTGGAAGGGTAA
- a CDS encoding alpha-ketoacid dehydrogenase subunit beta, whose translation MSKSTYLEALKKALYEEMYRDESVIAYGEDITRYGFGVNKGLVEKFGKDRVRNTPISEGAIIGTAVGAAMRGMRPVVEIMFADFIMVGMDQILNQAAKINYLSNGEWSVPMVIRTPEGSRWFGGGAQHSQTVHSMFMNIPGIKIVAPSDAYDAKGLLKSAIRDNNPVLFFEHKQLYFKECEVPEEEYILPLGKAAIKKEGKDITVVATSWMVTHCMEVAEELRSKIDIEVIDPRTLIPLDKNTIISSVKKTGRLLVVDESPATGGIHAEIITAVTESEESFRYIKCSPKRIGSLDTPIPFSETLEKEVIPTKEKIKKEILNFFI comes from the coding sequence ATGAGTAAATCTACCTACCTGGAAGCTCTGAAAAAAGCATTGTATGAAGAGATGTACAGAGATGAGAGTGTAATAGCTTACGGTGAAGATATAACAAGATACGGGTTTGGAGTAAATAAAGGACTGGTAGAAAAGTTTGGAAAAGACCGTGTTAGGAATACTCCTATTTCAGAAGGTGCAATTATAGGCACGGCTGTTGGAGCAGCAATGAGAGGCATGAGACCGGTAGTAGAAATTATGTTTGCGGATTTTATTATGGTTGGAATGGATCAAATTTTAAACCAGGCAGCCAAGATAAACTATCTGTCAAACGGAGAATGGTCAGTACCTATGGTAATAAGAACACCTGAGGGTTCACGCTGGTTTGGCGGAGGAGCACAGCATTCTCAGACGGTCCACTCAATGTTTATGAATATACCAGGAATAAAAATAGTAGCTCCTTCTGACGCTTATGATGCGAAAGGATTATTGAAAAGTGCTATTCGTGATAACAATCCGGTTTTATTCTTTGAACATAAACAGCTTTATTTTAAGGAATGCGAAGTTCCCGAAGAAGAGTACATACTGCCCCTTGGCAAAGCAGCAATAAAAAAGGAGGGCAAAGACATAACCGTAGTTGCAACTTCCTGGATGGTTACCCATTGCATGGAGGTAGCTGAAGAGTTAAGAAGTAAGATAGACATAGAAGTGATAGACCCCAGGACTTTGATTCCCTTAGATAAAAACACTATTATAAGTTCTGTAAAAAAAACCGGAAGGTTATTGGTTGTAGACGAATCTCCGGCAACCGGTGGAATACATGCAGAAATAATTACAGCTGTAACAGAATCAGAAGAGTCTTTCAGATATATCAAATGTTCTCCAAAAAGAATTGGTTCTCTGGATACCCCGATTCCTTTCAGCGAAACACTGGAAAAAGAAGTTATTCCAACTAAAGAGAAAATAAAAAAGGAAATTTTGAATTTTTTCATCTGA
- a CDS encoding thiamine pyrophosphate-dependent dehydrogenase E1 component subunit alpha — protein MDIEQEIRLFRTMVRIRTLEDILEKLFREGKLNGHLHTYHGQEAIAAGVMEALSEKDIIFSNHRNHGHFLARGTSPKSIISECYGRVTGTNRGRSGSMYLSDKKRGMAVASGVVGGNICVATGSALASQVKKDKAVTVSFFGDGATNIGFFHESLNMAAVWNLPIIYICENNHYGAATKKEEHQKIKRISERAAAYDMPGYTIDGTDVIKVYKKTKQVLEKVRNGGGPVLLEFLVYRLRGHSAGDLGNYRPEGEQNKWKEIHDPIKKYKKELLKMNTISSQEIKEIEEEVQEEINKAVDFAIKSDFPLSDTVTKNIYQEEEANE, from the coding sequence ATGGATATTGAACAGGAAATAAGATTGTTTAGAACAATGGTTAGAATTCGTACATTAGAAGATATACTCGAAAAATTATTTAGAGAAGGTAAACTAAACGGCCACCTTCATACCTATCATGGTCAGGAAGCCATAGCAGCAGGAGTAATGGAAGCCCTTTCTGAAAAAGATATCATCTTTTCCAATCACAGAAACCATGGTCATTTTTTAGCCCGCGGTACATCACCTAAAAGTATAATTTCTGAATGTTACGGAAGAGTTACCGGTACAAACAGGGGCAGAAGTGGGAGCATGTATCTTTCTGATAAAAAAAGAGGAATGGCGGTTGCAAGTGGAGTAGTTGGTGGAAATATCTGTGTAGCTACCGGTTCAGCTCTGGCTAGCCAGGTTAAAAAGGACAAGGCAGTTACAGTAAGTTTTTTTGGAGACGGGGCAACCAATATTGGTTTTTTTCATGAATCATTAAATATGGCTGCCGTATGGAATTTACCAATAATTTATATCTGTGAAAACAACCATTATGGGGCAGCTACCAAAAAAGAAGAACATCAAAAGATAAAAAGAATTTCTGAGCGGGCTGCTGCTTATGATATGCCCGGATACACGATTGACGGAACTGATGTTATCAAGGTTTATAAAAAAACAAAACAGGTTCTTGAGAAAGTACGAAATGGAGGAGGACCTGTCTTGCTTGAATTTTTAGTGTATCGCCTAAGAGGACATTCTGCAGGAGACCTGGGTAACTATAGACCTGAAGGAGAGCAGAATAAATGGAAAGAGATTCATGACCCAATAAAAAAATACAAAAAAGAGCTTCTCAAAATGAATACCATTAGCTCTCAAGAAATTAAAGAAATAGAAGAAGAGGTACAGGAAGAAATTAATAAAGCGGTAGATTTTGCTATTAAAAGTGATTTTCCCCTGTCTGATACAGTCACTAAAAATATCTACCAGGAGGAAGAAGCCAATGAGTAA